A genomic region of Mus musculus strain C57BL/6J chromosome 7, GRCm38.p6 C57BL/6J contains the following coding sequences:
- the Zfp977 gene encoding zinc finger protein 977, which yields MDALTFDDVHVHFTREEWSLLDPSQKRLYKDVMLENYRNLTAIGYNWKDHNIEEHSQNDRRNGRHERTPAGEKPYEYAQWDKSFKCLSHLQKLERNQTRDRHSEVFQHSKVLACQSTLQINKRTDTAQKPYKCNECDKSYLKLKYLRVHERTHTGEKPYQCNQCGKAFLLASYLRIHERTHTGEKPYQCNQCDKAFTQRSHLQSHKVVHTGVRSYICNQCNKAYPHQSYLRKHERTHTGEKPYLCNLCDKAYSQLNLLRIHERTHTGEKPYICNQCNKTFAQLKYLREHERTHSGEKPYKCDQCGKAFLHPSCLRVHERTHTGEKPYICNQCNKAFSQQSCLRIHKRTHTGEKPYKCHQCDKAYSQQSCLQMHERTHTGEKPYKCNQCGKAFAQVKYLQAHERTHTGEKPYKCDQCGKAFTQSTHLKTHKVMHTGGRL from the exons ATG GATGCATTGACCTTTGATGATGTTCATGTCCACTTCACTCGGGAGGAGTGGTCCTTGCTGGAcccatctcagaagagactttacaAAGATGTCATGCTGGAGAACTACAGGAATCTCACTGCTATAG GCTACAATTGGAAAGACCATAACATTGAAGAACATTctcaaaatgatagaagaaatggaAG GCATGAAAGAACTCctgctggagagaaaccctatgaatatgcACAATGGGATAAATCCTTCAAATGTCTCAGTCATCTTCAAAAGCTTGAAAGAAACCAAACTAGAGACAGACACTCTGAAGTCTTTCAACATAGTAAAGTGCTTGCGTGTCAAAGTActctccaaataaataaaagaacagacactgcacagaaaccctacaaatgtaatgaatgtgataaaTCCTATTTAAAGCTCAAGTATCTACGagtacatgaaagaacacatactggagagaaaccttaccaatgcaatcaatgtggtaaagcctttttacTTGCCAGCTATCTTAGAattcatgaaagaacacatactggagagaaaccttaccagtgtaatcaatgtgataaagcctttacACAAAGGAGTCACCTTCAAAGCCATAAAGTAGTACATACTGGAGTGAGATCCTACATATGTAATCAGTGTAATAAAGCCTATCCACACCAGAGTTATCTCCgaaaacatgaaagaacacatactggagagaaaccttatttATGTAATCTGTGTGATAAAGCTTATTCACAACTGAATCTTCTCCgaatacatgaaagaacacatactggagagaaaccttatataTGTAACCAGTGTAATAAAACCTTTGCACAGCTCAAGTATCTTCGagaacatgaaagaacacattctggagagaaaccttacaaatgtgatcaatgtggtaaagcctttttacATCCCAGCTGTCTTCGggtacatgaaagaacacatactggagagaaaccttatataTGTAACCAGTGtaataaagccttttcacaacagAGTTGTCTCCGaatacacaaaagaacacatactggagagaagccctataaaTGTCATCAGTGTGATAAAGCCTATTCGCAACAGAGTTGTCTCCAAatgcatgaaagaacacatacaggtgagaaaccctataaatgtaatcaatgtggtaaagcctttgcacaggTCAAGTATCTTCaagcacatgaaagaacacatactggagagaaaccttacaaatgtgatcaatgtggtaaGGCCTTTACACAAAGCACTCATCTTAAAACCCATAAAGTAATGCATACTGGAGGGAGACTCTAA